In a genomic window of Melopsittacus undulatus isolate bMelUnd1 chromosome 1, bMelUnd1.mat.Z, whole genome shotgun sequence:
- the CYP8B1 gene encoding 7-alpha-hydroxycholest-4-en-3-one 12-alpha-hydroxylase encodes MALCGILLCTLIASLFGGLYLLGMFRRRRPGEPPLDKGIIPWLGYALDFRKDASRFLKKMQRKHGDIFTVLIGGYYFTFVLDPSCFGAIVKESRSKLDFRTFASKLVWQVFGYKPIEANHTIIQASSTKHLMGDGLTVMTQATMENFKKLMLFNLSSGEEKQVWQEDNLFHYCYNIVFRAGYLALYGTQQHQGAENKEKANEQDRIHSNEMFHEFRKYDRLFPRLAFAVLPPKDKIEAERLKKLFWSMLSVKKNWQKDNISGWISDQNQLLAENGVPEYMRDRFMFMLLWASQGNTGPTAFWLLLYLMKHKEAMKAVKDEVDKVSRESAQEAKPGTPTINVTKDMLNQTPVLDSALEETLRMVAAPILVRAVLEDISLKTSSGTEYTLRKGDRIALFPHLSVQMNPEIHPEPHEFKYDRFINPDGTKKYFYKNGKRVKYFSMPWGAGVSICPGRFFASTEIKMFVFLMLSLYDLELVNREEEIPAIDVSRWGFGTMQPVRDVRFRYRLRF; translated from the coding sequence ATGGCGCTCTGCGGGATTCTCCTCTGTACCTTGATAGCATCACTGTTTGGTGGGCTCTACCTCCTGGGTATGTTTCGGAGGCGAAGACCTGGTGAACCACCTCTAGACAAAGGTATCATTCCCTGGCTGGGGTATGCTCTGGATTTCAGAAAGGACGCTTCAAGGTTTCTGAAAAAGATGCAGAGAAAACATGGGGATATTTTCACGGTGCTGATTGGTGGCTATTACTTCACCTTTGTGTTGGACCCATCCTGCTTTGGAGCCATTGTGAAGGAATCACGATCTAAATTAGATTTTAGGACTTTTGCATCTAAACTTGTCTGGCAGGTTTTTGGCTATAAGCCCATTGAAGCCAACCACACTATAATTCAAGCATCAAGCACGAAGCATCTGATGGGAGACGGACTCACTGTCATGACACAGGCCACCATGGAGAACTTTAAGAAACTGATGCTTTTCAACCTGAGctcaggagaggagaagcaagtgtGGCAAGAGGATAACCTCTTCCACTACTGCTACAATATTGTCTTCAGAGCTGGGTACCTGGCTCTATACGGCACCCAGCAACACCAAGGGgcagaaaacaaggagaaagcTAATGAGCAAGATCGCATCCACTCCAACGAGATGTTCCATGAATTTCGGAAGTACGACCGCCTCTTCCCTCGCCtggcctttgctgtgctgcCTCCCAAGGACAAAATAGAAGCTGAACGACTGAAGAAGCTCTTCTGGAGCATGCTGTCTGTGaagaaaaactggcaaaaggACAATATCAGTGGGTGGATAAGTGATCAAAACCAGCTTCTGGCAGAAAATGGTGTCCCCGAGTACATGCGGGATCGTTTCATGTTTATGCTGCTCTGGGCATCCCAAGGCAATACAGGCCCAACTGCCTTCTGGCTTCTCTTGTACCTAATGAAACATAAAGAAGCAATGAAGGCTGTGAAGGATGAGGTAGATAAAGTCTCAAGGGAGAGTGCCCAAGAAGCGAAGCCAGGGACCCCAACAATTAATGTCACTAAGGACATGTTAAACCAGACTCCTGTTCTGGACAGTGCTCTGGAGGAGACCCTGAGGATGGTTGCAGCCCCAATACTGGTCCGAGCTGTTTTGGAGGACATCAGCCTTAAGACAAGCAGTGGGACAGAGTACACCCTCCGCAAAGGAGACAGGATAGCTCTGTTCCCGCACTTGTCTGTGCAGATGAACCCAGAAATTCACCCTGAGCCTCATGAATTTAAGTACGACCGCTTCATAAACCCAGATGGCACCAAGAAATATTTCTACAAAAATGGGAAGAGGGTGAAATACTTCAGCATGCCTTGGGGGGCAGGAGTATCCATCTGTCCCGGCCGGTTCTTCGCctccactgaaattaaaatgtttgtattctTGATGCTGAGTCTGTATGACCTGGAGCTGGTCAACAGAGAAGAGGAGATCCCAGCAATAGACGTCAGCCGCTGGGGATTTGGGACAATGCAGCCTGTCCGCGATGTTCGGTTTAGATACCGGCTACGCTTTTAG
- the LOC101877069 gene encoding uncharacterized protein isoform X2, with amino-acid sequence MRTGEEAPLPGTAWNGYLNTFRHGTTTGSHLSNATTTAAALMDAANSSMSTWTRRITSSMAPAKKKSSVTWRKFILILLVGWVSSSAQCKSTTKPSCVPMIMARITYFRKLYSGSCETP; translated from the exons ATGAGAACAGGAGAAGAAGCTCCT ttgcctGGAACTGCCTGGAATGGGTATTTGAACACTTTTAGACATGGGACCACAACAG GCAGCCATTTATCAAATGCAACAACAACTGCTGCAGCCTTGATGGATGCTGCCAATTCAAGTATGAGTACTTGGACGAGGAGGATTACAAGCAGTATGGCCCCTGCAAAAAAGAAGAG CTCCGTGACATGGAGGAAGTTCATCCTCATCTTGCTGGTGGGATGGGTCTCTTCATCAGCACAATGTAAGTCCACAACAAAACCATCATGTGTGCCCATGATTATGGCCAGAATCACTTATTTTCGAAAGTTGTATTCTGGGTCATGTGAAAcaccctga
- the LOC101877069 gene encoding uncharacterized protein isoform X1, whose translation MVQREEDAAKGEKASWWAGRDPEIETLETLPGTAWNGYLNTFRHGTTTGSHLSNATTTAAALMDAANSSMSTWTRRITSSMAPAKKKSSVTWRKFILILLVGWVSSSAQCKSTTKPSCVPMIMARITYFRKLYSGSCETP comes from the exons ATGGTGCAGAGAGAGGAAGATGcagcaaagggagaaaaggCATCCTggtgggctggaagagacccAGAAATAGAAACTTTGGAGACG ttgcctGGAACTGCCTGGAATGGGTATTTGAACACTTTTAGACATGGGACCACAACAG GCAGCCATTTATCAAATGCAACAACAACTGCTGCAGCCTTGATGGATGCTGCCAATTCAAGTATGAGTACTTGGACGAGGAGGATTACAAGCAGTATGGCCCCTGCAAAAAAGAAGAG CTCCGTGACATGGAGGAAGTTCATCCTCATCTTGCTGGTGGGATGGGTCTCTTCATCAGCACAATGTAAGTCCACAACAAAACCATCATGTGTGCCCATGATTATGGCCAGAATCACTTATTTTCGAAAGTTGTATTCTGGGTCATGTGAAAcaccctga